The Oceanococcus sp. HetDA_MAG_MS8 nucleotide sequence AGCCCACCACAGCCATTGAGCCAGGAGCGGCTCAGCGCCCCAGTCCGCCAGCGGATGTTAAGGAATGGTCCGGCCGCGACCAGCCTGTGGAGGATGCCACTCTGGCGCGCGCGGTGGGCAAGCCTGAGCACATGGTTCAGGCGCTGTCGCCGGAAGAAAAACTAGCGCTCATGGAGCTTCTGGCCGCGCAAGCAGGTTCGCAGGCTGCTTGGCAGAAACTCGTCGCGCAGGCCCAGTCGGGGTCAAGGACCGCCAAGCTAGCTTTGGCGAATGTGCTGCTTAGAACCAAAGATCATGCGCCCATGAACACCCCCGAGTTTCTCCAACAGGTGGTGCAGATGCCCGAGGGCGTGGCTGAGCAAGGTTCCCTAGCCGCCGCACGCTACCTTTTGGAAGACCTCACTCAGGCGAGTGACGGGGCCCAGCTAGCTATGCTGCCAGAGATCGATGTAGACCAAAGCCACGATGTACTGCAGGTGGCGTTTGCCGAACTGGAGCAGACTCAGACGCCTGACAATCCTTCCGGAGCCGACGAGTCCCCGTCTGCCGACGCGGCAACGGCTGCCGCTAAAACAGATTCTCAGACGCCAGATGCAGGCGCCATAGCTGCTGATAGTGCCAGTGCGCCGCAACCCCCAACGTTGCCCCAGAACCTGCCCCGGGGTGGTATTCCGCCGCTACCGCCAGGCCGACCCTATGATCCCGACGTAGGCCCGGATAATCCCAGCGCGGGCAGCGCCACGACGGTCATTGACTAGCGCAACCGAGACACCTGAATGAATGCACTCAATAGCTGGCTACGCTGGTTGAGCGTTTTGCTCCTGGCCACCGTCGCCATTGGGACCAGCTTTGCCGTGAGCTGGACGAATCCCGGTTTGTCCAATGTGGTGGAGTACACCATGTATGGGGTGATCCTGGGCCTGGCTGCCACTCTGATCGGCCGACAGTATGGGGTGATGCGGATGCTGCAAAACGAAGCCGACCGGGCCGGCGATGTGGTTCGCGAACTTGCCCCCGCCATCGATCGTGACCGCGAAAGCACTGGTGATGGTAAGCCTTCGCAACATACCCGTGAGGCCATTCAAAGGCTGGCTCACAAGATCCCCAACCTGCAAGAGTCCACACCACGTGGCAGTCGCCGGTACTACTTTGAGCGCCACATCGCTGCGCTGGAATCGATGAGCCAGAGTGGCCACGAACCCTCGCAAGCTGTGCTCATTGAAATTCTCCATGAGCGCTTATCAGCGGACAATAAGGCGGTGGAACTCTTTGCCAGTGTGCTCATCACCTTGGGGCTCATAGGGACCATTTTGGGGCTGATGTTGATGATGAACAGTCTCACCGATGTGATGATGGCGAGTGGAGGCGGTGATGGTCTGTTACGCGCCCTGGCGGGGGACGAGGGGCCGCTGGCCGGGTTGGGAGTGGCCTTTATGACCACGCTGATGGGCTCTGTGCTGGGCGGTGTTGTTCTGCGAGTGCTAACGGGGATTGTCGAGCGTTCCATATCGGAGTTCGTGGCGCTGGTGGCCGAACTCAGCGAAGTTCACATTATTGGCCGCTTGAAGTAAGCCTATGGCGCGCAAGCCGTCTTCGCCAGATACCTTCTTTGAGACGGTGTCTGATCTGATGTTCGGAACCATGGCCATCATGGTCATGTTGATGTGCGTATTCATGGCCCTCAACCAGCCCCGAGACCCCGCTTCCCCTCCGGTGGAACCGCAGCCAGAAGCCGAGCTGCCAACCATTGCCCCCTTCGATATTCCGCAGATGGGCCGCCTACCCGAAGAACAGGCAGTGGCAGCTCTGGAAGAGCGTTTGCAAGAGCTCCAACAAAGCCTGGAACAGGCGCAAAGCCAAAAGGAACAGTTGGAGCAGGTCACGGCCCAGTATCAGGGCTTGGAGGGCAAAGAGATTCGCGATGTGGAGCTCGCAGTGATGATCGATGTTACCGGCAGCATGCAGCGTGAAATTGATCAATTGCGCGAGAGCATTGCGCTGCTGGCTAAGGCCATGCCGCGTATCGTCAAAACTTTTCGCATCAGTGTGGTCGCCTATCGTCGAGACCCGCAAAATATCGACGTGACCCGTGTGTTCCCCATGCAAACTATCCGCCAGCTCAACGCCGATGGTGGTAGCAGCCTGCGGGCCTTGGAAAACTTTGTAGCGCCCATTCGCGCCGAGGCGGGTAGTGCCCCTTTTGAGCGGGCCGCTGACCTAGCCCTACAACAGTTTTCGGCGGCGGAGGCTTTTGATGGCCAACAGGCCCTGTTTGTGATCGGCGATGTTGGGCCGTACGAAGACCAATATCGCGATCAGACCATCAGTGCTGCGAATCAAGCCAGTGCGACGGCGGTTCAAAATCGCATCAGGCAGTGGACCAGGGAGGGGCTCCGCCGGCGCGCCATCTGGCTGTATACGGGCACCGACGAAATCAACGCAAGCTCAGGTGCCCAGCGCATCAAGTTCCAGCGCAGTCAGGATTTCTTCAAAGCCGCCGCCGCCAGCCTGCAGCAGGACGATGCCTATTCCGAGTCGCCTGGTGACATGCTGCCGCTGCTCGTCCTGGCAGCTCTGGGCTAGTTCATGTTCTCGCGCCGAGGGAAAACAACCCATGGAGGATTTTATGAGTCCTTTAGCGATGTGATTTTCGCCACCATGGCCATCTTCATTTTGTTGATGACCGTCTTTATGGTGGTCATCAAAACCGGTCAGGCTCTACCCAAGACACCCATTGTCAGTTCCACGCCGCAGGAGCCGACCTTAGCCAATCAACAAGCCGAGCTATTGCGCGAACGTTTTGAGCAAGAGCTGATCCTCCAGTCTCGGCAACAGGCCGCTGCCGCGCGTCGCGATGAGCTTCAGGCGCTGGTGTCGGGTCTGCAAGAGCAGCTCCAAGTCACCCAAGCGGAGATAGAAGCCGAGCAAGTCTCCGCGATTGATGCCCAGCGCAGTATCAATACCGTCACCATCAAAGAACGCATCGTCGAGATCGTGGTCGTGATCGATGCGTCCAACTCAATGCGCGACGAAATTCGCGAGCTGCGTCAGGTGGTCGGGCGTATGGCCCAGCTCTTTCCCTATGTCACCAAGGAGTTTCGGATTGGCATCATCGCGCACGCGCACGCCCGGAATGCCTCGCGAATGGAGCGTTTCGCCTTGAGTACCATTCGCCGTACTAGTGATGATGGGGGTGTCAGCTACCGGCGTGTGGCAGACTGGCTCAGCGCCATTCGCCCGCGCGGCGGAGCCTCTCGCGTACTCGAAGCCTCGGAGCTGGCGGTCGGTATGTTTGGCCGCCCACAAGCCAATCATCACCAGATTGTGATGGTCATTGGTGATGTGGGGCCTACAGAGATGGACCTCGGCGGTGCCATGCATCCTTTTGCGACCCAGCGCATGTCCCGCATGCAGCAGGTTTTGACGCGCTTTGCCAGCAGCCACCAAGACCGCAAGCTCATCATGCATTTCTCCGGCTTGGATAACCTGCGCGGCTACGATGCTCTGAAATACCGCCAGGCCCGGCGCTTATTCAAAGACATCGCCAACATCTCCGGACAATCGGGCACCTACAGCGAAAACCCAACCACCATGTTCGTCGACTTCTTAGTGGCCTCGCTGGAGCAAAAATCGTAGCCAGCGCGGTACACATGTACGCGTGGGCTTTGCTCCAACGGGGCGTTCAGGAGATCCGGCCATCCGGGTTTGAAGCGGATAGCGACTTATCGCCATGCCGTTATCGGGAGCTCCATGCTCAGCATGGAAATGATGTTGGGAATGATCATCGTGGGCGGGCTAGGGAGGCGCTTAAGAAAGCCGCGAGCGAAGCAAGGTGGCCCGCCGCCGAAGCGCAGAAGCTGCAGCATATAGGCAATATGTGAGGCTTCTTTTTTTTACTGGCGAGCACCGCCGGTGGGTCAGATTGCGAGCACAGCGATTTATTCAGCGCCTCCCTAGAGTAGGCGAAGACCTTCTCGGATCTTTGTTCTCATGCGTCATTGTCGACTCGCAAGGATGATTCATGCCCCGCTGCGTATGGGGATTTTGTTGGTTGTATGTGGGTACTTGCTGAGTTGCGGGCGTTCCACGCCGCCGCCTGATTTAAGCGCTAGTCGCACCATCCTTGCCTTTGGGGATAGCCTCACCTTCGGTTATGGGGCTAAGCAATCCCAGAGCTACCCCAGTGTCCTCGCAGAGCTCACCGGGAAGCGCGTCATTAATGCGGGTGTGAACGGGGAAACCACCTCTGCGGGTGTGCGGCGGATCTCAGAGTTACTGGAAGAACACCGCCCCGATGTGGTGCTGCTCCTGGAGGGCGGCAATGACCTACTCCGTCGTCAGAGCGTAGCAAGTATAAAAACCAACTTGCTAAGGATGATTGAGTTGAGTCAAAGCCACGGGGCGCAGGTTGTTCTGATTGCGGTTCCAAAGCCTGCGATTTTCGGTTTGTCGGACCACGAGGTCTATGCCGAGGTGGCGACTCAGGCCCAGGTATTTTTGCTGGCTGATGTGGTCAGTGAGGTTCTATCCGACGCTGACTTACGCTCCGATAAAATTCACCCGAACGCAGCCGGTTATCGCCAGATGGCCGAAGCCCTCGCCGTGTTCTTCCTCTAGGGATGCGCTCTGAGAAAACAGTAATTGAGGGCCTCAGCGAGCGAGGCAAGGTCGTCCGCCGCTGGAGCGACAACCGTTTTGACCGCATCAAAACGGCGCGTAGCCCCGCCGGGGCGAGCCGTATGGATGCTTCGAACAAGCCGCCGCAAGTTGGGCCTATGTGAGGTGCCTGCCGTCGCCTGGCGAGTGCCGCCGCCAGGTCAGATGAGGGGCGCAGCCTCAGGCTTGGCTGCGTAAATAGTCCTCGTAGCCCCCACCGAAATCTTCGTAGCGGTCACCTTTGAGTTCAATGATGCGAGTGGCCAAGCTGGAGACAAACTCGCGGTCATGGCTGACGAAGATCAAGGTGCCTTCGAAAAGCTCCAAAGCCATGTTCAGCGACTCGATGGACTCCATGTCCATGTGGTTGGTGGGCTCGTCCATAACGATGATGTTGGGCCGCTGCAGCATGATTTTGCCGAAGAGCATGCGGCCCTGCTCGCCTCCTGATAGGACGCGCAAAGGCTTGGTGATGGCATCGGCCGAGAAGAGCAGGCGGCCTAGGATGCCGCGAATGACTTGGTCATCGTCGCCGGGTTGGCGCCATTGGCTCATCCACTCGAATAGGGTCATATCGGAGTCGAAATCTGCCGAATGATCCTGGGCGTAATAGCCGATGTTGGCATTCTCAGACCAATTCACACTGCCGCTGTCTGGCGCGTATTCGGCTTCGCCCATGAGCATGCGCAGCAGGGTGGATTTGCCGATTCCGTTTTCCCCAATTACAGCCACCCGTTCGCCCACTTCAACAGTGAACGAGAGTTTGTTGAAAATGGCGTGCTCGCCAAAGGCCTTGCTGGTTTCTTCCACGACTAGGGCATTGCGGAAGAGCTTCTTTTCCATCTCGAAGCGGATGTAGGGGTTGGATCGGCTGGAGACTTTAACCTCGGCCAGTTCAATTTTGTCGATCTGCCGGGCGCGGGAGGTAGCCTGCTTGGCCTTGGAGGCGTTGGCAGAGAAACGAGCCACAAAGGCTTGCAGCTCTTTGATTTGCGCCTTCTTCTTGGCATTGTCCGAAATGAGCTGAGCACGGGCCTGGGTCGAGGCCAACATGTAGTCATCGTAGTTGCCGGGGTATACCCGCAGTTCGCCGAAATCCAGGTCGGCCATGTGCGTGCAGACGCTGTTGAGAAAGTGGCGATCGTGGGAGATGATGATCATGGTGGAGTCGCGCTGATTGAGCGTATCTTCCAACCATTGGATGGTGTGGATGTCGAGGTTGTTGGTGGGCTCGTCCAGCAACAGGATGTCTGGCTCGGAGAACAGGGCCTGGGCGAGTAGTACGCGCAGCTTCCAGCCTGGAGCAATCTCACTCATCAAACCGTAGTGCTGCGCTTCGGGAATTCCGAGGCCTAGTAGCAAGTCGCCAGCACGTGCCTCGGCGCTATAACCGTCAAACTCCATGAACTGGGCCTCCAGCTCACCGGCGCGCATGCCATCCTCTTCGCTCATCTCAGGCTGAGCGTAGATGCGATCACGCTCTTCTTTGACCGCCCAGAGTTCGGTATGGCCCATGATGACGGTGTCGATGACCGTGTACTTTTCGAAGCCGAACTGATCCTGACGCAGCTTGCCGATGCGCTCGCCAGGATCCAGACTGACGTTACCCGAGGTTTGCTGTAAGTCGCCGCCCAGAATCTTCATTAAGGTGGACTTGCCGCAGCCGTTGGCGCCGATCAGGCCATAGCGGTTGCCTTCGCCAAACTTCTGCGAAATATTCTCGAATAGTGGCTTGGCGCCGAATTGCTGGGTGATGTTGTTGGCAGCGAGCACGGTGATCGTCCTTGGAGATTTGGCGCCTGCGCCCTGTGTTCGACAACAATCGCAACAGACGGAGGCGGCGAGGGCACCTTGGCAAACCTCGCAATAGGCTAGTTGGGGAAGGCGCGGGCGCTGGATGGGCCGCGCAATGGATGTATTGTCCCATGCCCGGAGCTACTGCGCAGGGCTGCTAAAGTGGCAGCCATGTACTGATATGGTGAAGATCCAGGTTGATGTTGAAAGCAGAGGCAGGGCTATGCAGTTCGATCTAACCCCCCTGAGCGCCGAGCGCAAACAGGAACTGGCCGCCAAGCTCAATGACGAGGAGCGGCGGGTGCTTTTGAACCAGGGCACGGAGCATCCCTTTTGCGGTGGCCTTCTGGATAACAAGCAGGCTGGTGTGTACGCCTGCAAGCTCTGCGCGCTGCCCATTTTCCGCTCCGATTCCAAGTTTGATTCGGGTAGTGGCTGGCCGAGCTTTCATAGCCCTTACGCCCCCAATCACATTCGTGAGATTCGCGACACCAGTCACGGCATGATTCGTACGGAAATTCGTTGCGCGCGCTGTGATGGTCACCTAGGGCATGTCTTTCCGGATGGCCCACCTCCCACGGGCATGCGCTACTGCCTAAATTCTGTGTCTATGGATTTTTTTGCCGAAGGCGAGGCCTTACCTGAGCTATGAACACACGCGGCGCTGGCCGCCTGCGGTTCGTCTCGTCGGTGCTCTGCCTGTGGTTGTTTAGTCGTACAGGGGGCGGGAGAGCTGCTCTACTCGATAGCATCGTTGCTGCTCACACACTCGGTAGGTGGCGGGCATAAGTCGCTTTAGCTTGTTCTCGCTCTGGAGTTGCTCCAGTGTGTCTAAGGTGGCTTCGACCTCGGCGAAATCGAGCTGTGCCTTGTGCGGTGCTAAGTCGTAGCGCCACCACTGCAATACCAAAAACCGCTCCACTAGCGAAGGAGCGAAGCGGTCGCGAATGACCCTTGCAGGAGATCCCACCGCAATGGTGTAAGCCGGTATGTCTTGGGTGACGACACTCCTTGCGCCAATGACCGCACCATCACCAATACTGACGCCGCGCTTGATGAAACACCCTGCGCCAATGTAGGCCTCGTGCCCAATCTTGGTGAGTGGTGCACTCTCAGCCCAGGCTGGCTCATCGCTGTCTGCAGGTGCGAGGCGTGCAAAATCTGCGAACTCATACATGGCCGGGATGTGGCTGGGCCGAGTAAAGGCGAAGGGGTGGTTGCTAAACCAATCCATGGGGTGTTCAGGAGGGCCAATGATGCTGGACTCGCCAATTTGGGCGTACCGCCCCAGGCGTGTGCGATACACACTGGTAGTGCCTGCTGCATTGAAAAAGGTGAAAGCGCCAATGGAGCAGGACTTTACACGGTGCCCGAAGAGCCAGGCCGGACGTTCAAAGACCGTTTCTGCTTTGAGTAAGCTCCCAGGGGTTAAGGCCAAGCCATACCGGGCTAAATCGCCTGCATCCAGTGCTGCCGTCGCTGGAGGCTGTTCAGCAGCCGCAGCGGTTGTACTTGGCCGCGGGAGTCGAGCATTGTGCAGAGGCGCTTGAGGTGTTGTGGAATAAGGCGCAAGGTGCTGCATGGGTATGGTCCTAGCTCGGCGAGCGGGTATATGACGTCGGAGGGATTCTCTGGTGGGGTGCAGAGGTCCTAATCACCACCGGGGCGAAGTTGTGAGTGTGCCGCTAGCCACAGTAGGCAAAAGCCGGTGGCTTAAGTGCAGCGGTGTAGTCGACCCCGATTGGCCATGTCAGTTTCTGCTCACAGCCTGTCGTAGACCTTCGCTCGTTGAATGTGCCGAGTTCGCTCGCGCCGTGGGTCGGGATCAATGCGACTGAGCCTTGCATTCTGCGTTACCAATGTCCGGTACCAGGCTCACCTTTAAAAGGGCCGACCAGCTCAGGGGTAATCCACCCGCCGTAAAAGCGGCCAGCTTGAGGGCGTACTCGGACCTGATCCACAAAGCAGGCAACAGCGGCTGGGTAAAAGGCAACATGGTCTTTGATTGCGGCATACGGTTGCGCTGGTGAGGCATAGCTCC carries:
- a CDS encoding MotA/TolQ/ExbB proton channel family protein, with amino-acid sequence MNALNSWLRWLSVLLLATVAIGTSFAVSWTNPGLSNVVEYTMYGVILGLAATLIGRQYGVMRMLQNEADRAGDVVRELAPAIDRDRESTGDGKPSQHTREAIQRLAHKIPNLQESTPRGSRRYYFERHIAALESMSQSGHEPSQAVLIEILHERLSADNKAVELFASVLITLGLIGTILGLMLMMNSLTDVMMASGGGDGLLRALAGDEGPLAGLGVAFMTTLMGSVLGGVVLRVLTGIVERSISEFVALVAELSEVHIIGRLK
- a CDS encoding VWA domain-containing protein gives rise to the protein MFSRRGKTTHGGFYESFSDVIFATMAIFILLMTVFMVVIKTGQALPKTPIVSSTPQEPTLANQQAELLRERFEQELILQSRQQAAAARRDELQALVSGLQEQLQVTQAEIEAEQVSAIDAQRSINTVTIKERIVEIVVVIDASNSMRDEIRELRQVVGRMAQLFPYVTKEFRIGIIAHAHARNASRMERFALSTIRRTSDDGGVSYRRVADWLSAIRPRGGASRVLEASELAVGMFGRPQANHHQIVMVIGDVGPTEMDLGGAMHPFATQRMSRMQQVLTRFASSHQDRKLIMHFSGLDNLRGYDALKYRQARRLFKDIANISGQSGTYSENPTTMFVDFLVASLEQKS
- a CDS encoding arylesterase — its product is MIHAPLRMGILLVVCGYLLSCGRSTPPPDLSASRTILAFGDSLTFGYGAKQSQSYPSVLAELTGKRVINAGVNGETTSAGVRRISELLEEHRPDVVLLLEGGNDLLRRQSVASIKTNLLRMIELSQSHGAQVVLIAVPKPAIFGLSDHEVYAEVATQAQVFLLADVVSEVLSDADLRSDKIHPNAAGYRQMAEALAVFFL
- a CDS encoding ABC-F family ATPase, which gives rise to MLAANNITQQFGAKPLFENISQKFGEGNRYGLIGANGCGKSTLMKILGGDLQQTSGNVSLDPGERIGKLRQDQFGFEKYTVIDTVIMGHTELWAVKEERDRIYAQPEMSEEDGMRAGELEAQFMEFDGYSAEARAGDLLLGLGIPEAQHYGLMSEIAPGWKLRVLLAQALFSEPDILLLDEPTNNLDIHTIQWLEDTLNQRDSTMIIISHDRHFLNSVCTHMADLDFGELRVYPGNYDDYMLASTQARAQLISDNAKKKAQIKELQAFVARFSANASKAKQATSRARQIDKIELAEVKVSSRSNPYIRFEMEKKLFRNALVVEETSKAFGEHAIFNKLSFTVEVGERVAVIGENGIGKSTLLRMLMGEAEYAPDSGSVNWSENANIGYYAQDHSADFDSDMTLFEWMSQWRQPGDDDQVIRGILGRLLFSADAITKPLRVLSGGEQGRMLFGKIMLQRPNIIVMDEPTNHMDMESIESLNMALELFEGTLIFVSHDREFVSSLATRIIELKGDRYEDFGGGYEDYLRSQA
- the msrB gene encoding peptide-methionine (R)-S-oxide reductase MsrB — translated: MQFDLTPLSAERKQELAAKLNDEERRVLLNQGTEHPFCGGLLDNKQAGVYACKLCALPIFRSDSKFDSGSGWPSFHSPYAPNHIREIRDTSHGMIRTEIRCARCDGHLGHVFPDGPPPTGMRYCLNSVSMDFFAEGEALPEL
- a CDS encoding CatB-related O-acetyltransferase — translated: MQHLAPYSTTPQAPLHNARLPRPSTTAAAAEQPPATAALDAGDLARYGLALTPGSLLKAETVFERPAWLFGHRVKSCSIGAFTFFNAAGTTSVYRTRLGRYAQIGESSIIGPPEHPMDWFSNHPFAFTRPSHIPAMYEFADFARLAPADSDEPAWAESAPLTKIGHEAYIGAGCFIKRGVSIGDGAVIGARSVVTQDIPAYTIAVGSPARVIRDRFAPSLVERFLVLQWWRYDLAPHKAQLDFAEVEATLDTLEQLQSENKLKRLMPATYRVCEQQRCYRVEQLSRPLYD